A genomic window from Daphnia magna isolate NIES linkage group LG9, ASM2063170v1.1, whole genome shotgun sequence includes:
- the LOC116930859 gene encoding LOW QUALITY PROTEIN: peroxidase (The sequence of the model RefSeq protein was modified relative to this genomic sequence to represent the inferred CDS: deleted 3 bases in 3 codons), with protein sequence MTLINAVTVLILWFGTSLSAVENGFNRQVPLPSVPVCDPMYKYRSFDGTCNNLKNPRFGQANTVNQRLMGPATYADGISKIRLSASGAPLPSTRLITTIVTMNESVSNNDASLLTMQWGQFLDHDFSRAQAARNSTGGTISCCDGGRFGNVTANPHPECLHIPIPDNDPVYSNANCINMVRNTFGLYLNGSTPRSREQISAMTSWIDGSMIYGSSNATAQSLRDLNSTKGLMKVSIQKGKVLLPIINTCCPDDPTNTCSDATSCFTGGDSRLRQQPLLTVMHTLWLREHNRVANALFSKFGASKSSEFYFQEARRIVIAELQHITYAEYLPVILGPKALFVGAYNDKSDPAVFNEFSAAAFRMGHSQLRSFIRLYEADGTRSNQSFLLGNSFNSATRLLNTNFIDNALRGLMRTPAQSVDECFADDITSQLLRTQTASLGGDLISINMQRGRDHGMPPYIIARQIALKWLKDRPETPLPTTMDHLSSTTSVDIINYFKKVYASVRDIDLYIGGVTEERLPGAAVGPTFTYIIAKQFENLRQSDRFFYSHLTQSVSFTAAQLNEIKKVKLARIICDNNDGTVKQIQPNAFRNPTGLNKPVPCTSINGIDFVKFVK encoded by the exons ATGACACTCATCAATGCCGTAACTGTGTTAATTTTGTGGTTTGGCACTTCATTGTCG GCCGTAGAGAATGGCTTCAACAGACAGGTACCATTACCATCGGTTCCAGTCTGCGACCCCATGTACAAGTATCGCAGCTTTGACGGAACATGCAACAATTTGAAAAATCCACGTTTCGGACAAGCAAATACA GTTAACCAGCGACTGATGGGCCCCGCAACCTACGCCGATG GTATTTCCAAAATTCGTTTATCCGCATCGGGTGCCCCTTTGCCGAGTACCCGTTTGATTACGACTATCGTCACCATGAACGAGAGTGTCTCAAATAACGACGCATCATTGCTAACAATGCAATGGGGCCAGTTCTTGGACCATGATTTTTCACGAGCCCAGGCCGCAAGAAACA GTACTGGGGGAACTATCAGCTGCTGCGATGGAGGAAGATTTGGAAACGTTACGGCCAATCCCCATCCCGAGTGCTTGCATATCCCCATCCCA GACAATGATCCTGTCTACAGCAATGCTAATTGCATTAACATGGTTCGTAATACATTTGGTCTCTATCTCAACGGTAGTACACCACGAAGCCGGGAACAG atcaGCGCCATGACTTCCTGGATCGATGGTTCTATGATTTACGGAAGCAGTAATGCAACAGCGCAATCTCTGCGTGACCTTAACTCAACGAAAGGTTTAATGAAAGTATCGATCCAGAAAGGAAAGGTTCTTCTACCGATCATTAATACCTGCTGCCCGGATGACCCAACTAATACATGCAGTGATGCTACATCGTGCTTTACAGGGG GTGATAGCAGATTACGTCAACAACCGTTGCTTACGGTCATGCACACACTTTGG TTGCGTGAGCATAATCGAGTAGCTAATgccttattttcaaaattcggAGCAAGCAAATCGAGCGAGTTCTACTTTCAAGAAGCACGTCGCATCGTGATTGCCGAGTTACAGCATATCACTTACGCAGAGTATCTACCGGTCATTCTTG GACCCAAAGCGCTATTTGTTGGAGCGTACAATGATAAATCTGACCCTGCTGTTTTTAACGAATTTTCCGCTGCTGCCTTTCGTATGGGCCACTCTCAGTTGCGAAGTTTCATCAG GCTATACGAGGCCGATGGAACTCGAAGCAACCAGAGCTTTCTCCTCGGCAACTCTTTCAACTCTGCTACTCGCCTACTCAATACGAACTTTATTGACAACGCACTACGCGGGCTAATGCGAACTCCGGCTCAATCGGTGGACGAATGCTTCGCTGACGACATTACTAGCCAACTACTGCG AACACAGACGGCCTCCCTTGGCGGCGATCTAATTTCAATCAACATGCAACGCGGGCGCGACCACG GCATGCCACCTTACATAATTGCCCGACAAATTGCCTTGAAATGGCTAAAGGACAGACCAGAAACCCCACTCCCCACCACAATGGATCATCTGAGTTCGACAACTTCGGTAGAT ATCATTAACTACTTCAAAAAAGTTTACGCTTCAGTAAGGGACATCGATTTGTACATCGGAGGAGTAACTGAGGAACGATTGCCAGGAGCTGCCGTGGGACCAACATTTACTTATATAATCGCAAAACAATTTGAGAATTTGAGGCAATCAGATCGATTTTTTTATAGTCACCTAACGCAATCTGTTTCTTTCACTGCAG CTCAACTGAACGAAATCAAGAAAGTAAAGCTTGCCCGTATCATCTGCGACAACAATGATGGAACTGTCAAGCAAATTCAACCGAACGCCTTCCGCAACCCAACGGG CCTAAACAAGCCCGTTCCCTGCACTAGCATAAATGGAATCGACTTCGTCAAGTTCGTAAAGTAG
- the LOC116930848 gene encoding vacuolar protein sorting-associated protein 41 homolog isoform X2 yields the protein MEETISKFEHDFVEQAAEMSHSFVADDDDEEEEVEPKLKYERLSNDITLILKKDAASCIAVHPKFMCLGTNWGALHLLDHLGHSSQQQEFPTHGMAIKMVDIDSGGDYIGSCSNDGKVMVSGLYSTENCHTLMLDRPVKAIALDPLYYKSGSGRRFVTGDDRLILHEKVFLSRLKSTTLFEGEGLITNIKWKSRFLAWASTTGVRVYDMSIRRVISVVKKDISPGINADNYRCILYWKDDLTLVVAWADDVKVCVIRRRPDADAERLNLPSYYVEIVSMFNIDSFVAGAGWLGNHLALLVVPKDEELSGKGQRPQMKLIEPHQESYNEISADVLSIRGFQEYACNEYHLECLAEEGQFFIVSPKDVVLAKPRNPDDHVQWLMEHQKYEEALEAVTGPQARELKCYSALQVGRTYLDFLLSNGEFQTAAKLCVKILGKEKNLWEEEVFKFARLHQLRAVTPYLPRGECRLDPHIYEMVLFEFLKTDSGGFLRLVREWSPNLYNIAAVMNAVLEHILRHDPDDSTLLEALAILYSHEKKYDRALAMYLKLQHADVFRLIAQHQLFPTVHDKILALMELDANQACALFLEHSEHIPPDLVVSRLQTKTPLLFKYLDALYMKEPKEGSRKFHGLLVTLYAEYAQEKLLSFLRSSDYYPIQDALDICQQRGYIPEMIFLLARMGNTRDALRLIMGQLKDINQAIEFCKTYDDPELWEQLIGYSLAKPEFVNVLLRNIGTHVDPRLLIQRIEYGVEVPGLRDSLVKILHDYNLQISLQEESQKILVSDCFSLHERLVRIHQRGMAIRDDQICGACHQKVIVSVKILKLKIPENQRPEWLSSSAVTHFTPIASTQWIHALSAML from the exons ATGGAAGAAACCATATCCAAGTTTGAACATGATTTTGTGGAACAAGCTGCAGAAATGTCCCACAGTTTTGTGgcagatgatgatgatgaagaagaagaagtcgAACCTAAGCTGAAATATGAACGGCTGTCCAATGATATTACCCTTATCTTGAAGAAAGATGCAGCCAGTTGCATTGCAGTACATCCTAAG ttTATGTGTCTAGGAACAAACTGGGGAGCTTTGCATTTACTTGATCACCTTGGTCATTCATCACAGCAACAAGAGTTCCCTACCCATGGAATGGCAATAAAAATGGTAGATATAGATAGTGGAGGAGACTACATTGGTAGCTGCTCAAATGATGGAAAG GTCATGGTATCTGGACTCTATTCTACAGAAAACTGCCATACTCTGATGCTTGATCGACCTGTTAAAGCTATTGCACTTGACCCACTATACTACAAGTCTGGTTCTGGAAGAAGATTTGTAACTGGCGACGATAGGCTCATCCTACATGAAAAAGTGTTTTTGTCTCGCCTGAAATCGACCACCTTGTTTGAAGGAGAAGGTTTAATCACCAACATTAAGTGGAAAAGTAGATTTCTGGCCTGGGCAAGTACGACAGGAGTACGAGTTTATGACATGTCCATACGTCGAGTGATCAGTGTAGTAAAAAAAGATATCAGCCCGGG AATCAACGCGGACAACTACCGCTGTATTTTATATTGGAAAGATGATTTGACACTTGTAGTGGCTTGGGCTGATGATGTAAAAGTCTGTGTCATCCGACGGCGCCCAGATGCCGACGCTGAGCGGCTAAATCTTCCGTCTTATTATGTTGAAATTG TGTCCATGTTCAATATTGACTCGTTCGTGGCTGGAGCTGGATGGTTGGGCAATCATTTAGCTCTTTTAGTGGTACCTAAAGATGAAGAACTATCGGGTAAGGGTCAAAGACCCCAAATGAAGTTGATCGAACCGCATCAGGAAAGCTACAACGAGATTTCGGCAGATGTTCTATCAATTCGTGGCTTTCAGGAGTACGCTTGCAACGAATATCACTTGG AATGTTTGGCTGAAGAGGGCCAGTTTTTCATCGTTAGTCCAAAAGATGTTGTCCTGGCAAAGCCCCGAAATCCTGATGATCACGTTCAGTGGCTTATGGAACACCA AAAGTATGAAGAAGCTTTAGAGGCCGTTACGGGACCTCAAGCCCGTGAACTAAAGTGCTATTCCGCTCTCCAGGTCGGTAGGACTTACCTCGATTTCCTCTTATCGAATGGGGAGTTCCAGACGGCGGCAAAGCTCTGTGTCAAAATTCTTG gtaaagagaaaaaccttTGGGAAGAGGAAGTGTTCAAATTTGCACGATTGCATCAGCTACGCGCCGTGACTCCGTATCTTCCACGAGGCGAATGCAGATTAGATCCCCACATTTACGAAATGGTTCTCTTTGAGTTTCTTAAAACAGACTCTggg GGTTTTCTTCGGCTCGTGCGAGAGTGGAGTCCCAACCTTTACAACATTGCGGCTGTAATGAACGCCGTCCTCGAACACATTCTTCGTCATGATCCTGATGACTCCACCCTCCTAGAAGCTTTGGCTATTTTATATTCGCACGAAAAGAAATACGATCGAGCCCTGGCCATGTACCTCAA ACTTCAGCATGCTGATGTTTTTCGACTAATTGCTCAGCATCAACTCTTCCCGACGGTTCACGACAAAATACTCGCGTTAATGGAACTTGATGCCAATCAAGCGTGCGCCTTATTCCTTGAACACAGCGAACACATTCCACCTGATCTAGTCGTTTCACGTCTGCAGACCAAAACGCCATTATTATTTAAG TATCTGGATGCCTTATATATGAAAGAACCAAAAGAGGGCAGCCGAAAATTCCATGGATTATTAGTTACATTATACGCCGAATACGCCCAAGAAAAACTGCTTTCCTTTCTCCGCAGCAGCGACTACTACCCTATACAAGATGCATTAGATATTTGCCAACAAAGAGGATACATCCCGGAAATGATTTTCCTGTTGG CTCGCATGGGCAATACTAGAGACGCTCTTCGTCTGATTATGGGCCAGTTGAAGGACATCAATCAGGCTATTGAATTTTGTAAAACTTATGACGATCCAGAGTTATGGGAGCAATTAATTGGATATTCTCTAGCCAAACCAG AGTTTGTTAACGTTTTATTGCGTAACATTGGTACGCATGTCGATCCACGTCTGCTTATACAACGGATAGAATATGGAGTAGAG GTGCCCGGTCTACGCGATTCACTTGTCAAAATCTTGCACGACTATAATTTGCAG ATTTCGCTGCAGGAAGAGAGTCAAAAAATTCTAGTGAGCGATTGTTTCAGTCTTCACGAAAGACTAGTTCGGATTCACCAACGAGGCATGGCAATTCGGG ATGATCAGATTTGTGGAGCCTGCCATCAAAAAGTTATAGTTTCCG ttaaaattttgaaattaaagATACCAGAAAACCAACGGCCGGAATGGTTGTCTTCTTCTGCCGTCACGCATTTCACACCGATTGCCTCAACACAGTG GATACATGCCCTATCTGCTATGCTATGA
- the LOC116930848 gene encoding vacuolar protein sorting-associated protein 41 homolog isoform X1, with protein sequence MEETISKFEHDFVEQAAEMSHSFVADDDDEEEEVEPKLKYERLSNDITLILKKDAASCIAVHPKFMCLGTNWGALHLLDHLGHSSQQQEFPTHGMAIKMVDIDSGGDYIGSCSNDGKVMVSGLYSTENCHTLMLDRPVKAIALDPLYYKSGSGRRFVTGDDRLILHEKVFLSRLKSTTLFEGEGLITNIKWKSRFLAWASTTGVRVYDMSIRRVISVVKKDISPGINADNYRCILYWKDDLTLVVAWADDVKVCVIRRRPDADAERLNLPSYYVEIVSMFNIDSFVAGAGWLGNHLALLVVPKDEELSGKGQRPQMKLIEPHQESYNEISADVLSIRGFQEYACNEYHLECLAEEGQFFIVSPKDVVLAKPRNPDDHVQWLMEHQKYEEALEAVTGPQARELKCYSALQVGRTYLDFLLSNGEFQTAAKLCVKILGKEKNLWEEEVFKFARLHQLRAVTPYLPRGECRLDPHIYEMVLFEFLKTDSGGFLRLVREWSPNLYNIAAVMNAVLEHILRHDPDDSTLLEALAILYSHEKKYDRALAMYLKLQHADVFRLIAQHQLFPTVHDKILALMELDANQACALFLEHSEHIPPDLVVSRLQTKTPLLFKYLDALYMKEPKEGSRKFHGLLVTLYAEYAQEKLLSFLRSSDYYPIQDALDICQQRGYIPEMIFLLARMGNTRDALRLIMGQLKDINQAIEFCKTYDDPELWEQLIGYSLAKPEFVNVLLRNIGTHVDPRLLIQRIEYGVEVPGLRDSLVKILHDYNLQISLQEESQKILVSDCFSLHERLVRIHQRGMAIRDDQICGACHQKVIVSDTRKPTAGMVVFFCRHAFHTDCLNTVDTCPICYAMKLKPNAGIPEKLRKP encoded by the exons ATGGAAGAAACCATATCCAAGTTTGAACATGATTTTGTGGAACAAGCTGCAGAAATGTCCCACAGTTTTGTGgcagatgatgatgatgaagaagaagaagtcgAACCTAAGCTGAAATATGAACGGCTGTCCAATGATATTACCCTTATCTTGAAGAAAGATGCAGCCAGTTGCATTGCAGTACATCCTAAG ttTATGTGTCTAGGAACAAACTGGGGAGCTTTGCATTTACTTGATCACCTTGGTCATTCATCACAGCAACAAGAGTTCCCTACCCATGGAATGGCAATAAAAATGGTAGATATAGATAGTGGAGGAGACTACATTGGTAGCTGCTCAAATGATGGAAAG GTCATGGTATCTGGACTCTATTCTACAGAAAACTGCCATACTCTGATGCTTGATCGACCTGTTAAAGCTATTGCACTTGACCCACTATACTACAAGTCTGGTTCTGGAAGAAGATTTGTAACTGGCGACGATAGGCTCATCCTACATGAAAAAGTGTTTTTGTCTCGCCTGAAATCGACCACCTTGTTTGAAGGAGAAGGTTTAATCACCAACATTAAGTGGAAAAGTAGATTTCTGGCCTGGGCAAGTACGACAGGAGTACGAGTTTATGACATGTCCATACGTCGAGTGATCAGTGTAGTAAAAAAAGATATCAGCCCGGG AATCAACGCGGACAACTACCGCTGTATTTTATATTGGAAAGATGATTTGACACTTGTAGTGGCTTGGGCTGATGATGTAAAAGTCTGTGTCATCCGACGGCGCCCAGATGCCGACGCTGAGCGGCTAAATCTTCCGTCTTATTATGTTGAAATTG TGTCCATGTTCAATATTGACTCGTTCGTGGCTGGAGCTGGATGGTTGGGCAATCATTTAGCTCTTTTAGTGGTACCTAAAGATGAAGAACTATCGGGTAAGGGTCAAAGACCCCAAATGAAGTTGATCGAACCGCATCAGGAAAGCTACAACGAGATTTCGGCAGATGTTCTATCAATTCGTGGCTTTCAGGAGTACGCTTGCAACGAATATCACTTGG AATGTTTGGCTGAAGAGGGCCAGTTTTTCATCGTTAGTCCAAAAGATGTTGTCCTGGCAAAGCCCCGAAATCCTGATGATCACGTTCAGTGGCTTATGGAACACCA AAAGTATGAAGAAGCTTTAGAGGCCGTTACGGGACCTCAAGCCCGTGAACTAAAGTGCTATTCCGCTCTCCAGGTCGGTAGGACTTACCTCGATTTCCTCTTATCGAATGGGGAGTTCCAGACGGCGGCAAAGCTCTGTGTCAAAATTCTTG gtaaagagaaaaaccttTGGGAAGAGGAAGTGTTCAAATTTGCACGATTGCATCAGCTACGCGCCGTGACTCCGTATCTTCCACGAGGCGAATGCAGATTAGATCCCCACATTTACGAAATGGTTCTCTTTGAGTTTCTTAAAACAGACTCTggg GGTTTTCTTCGGCTCGTGCGAGAGTGGAGTCCCAACCTTTACAACATTGCGGCTGTAATGAACGCCGTCCTCGAACACATTCTTCGTCATGATCCTGATGACTCCACCCTCCTAGAAGCTTTGGCTATTTTATATTCGCACGAAAAGAAATACGATCGAGCCCTGGCCATGTACCTCAA ACTTCAGCATGCTGATGTTTTTCGACTAATTGCTCAGCATCAACTCTTCCCGACGGTTCACGACAAAATACTCGCGTTAATGGAACTTGATGCCAATCAAGCGTGCGCCTTATTCCTTGAACACAGCGAACACATTCCACCTGATCTAGTCGTTTCACGTCTGCAGACCAAAACGCCATTATTATTTAAG TATCTGGATGCCTTATATATGAAAGAACCAAAAGAGGGCAGCCGAAAATTCCATGGATTATTAGTTACATTATACGCCGAATACGCCCAAGAAAAACTGCTTTCCTTTCTCCGCAGCAGCGACTACTACCCTATACAAGATGCATTAGATATTTGCCAACAAAGAGGATACATCCCGGAAATGATTTTCCTGTTGG CTCGCATGGGCAATACTAGAGACGCTCTTCGTCTGATTATGGGCCAGTTGAAGGACATCAATCAGGCTATTGAATTTTGTAAAACTTATGACGATCCAGAGTTATGGGAGCAATTAATTGGATATTCTCTAGCCAAACCAG AGTTTGTTAACGTTTTATTGCGTAACATTGGTACGCATGTCGATCCACGTCTGCTTATACAACGGATAGAATATGGAGTAGAG GTGCCCGGTCTACGCGATTCACTTGTCAAAATCTTGCACGACTATAATTTGCAG ATTTCGCTGCAGGAAGAGAGTCAAAAAATTCTAGTGAGCGATTGTTTCAGTCTTCACGAAAGACTAGTTCGGATTCACCAACGAGGCATGGCAATTCGGG ATGATCAGATTTGTGGAGCCTGCCATCAAAAAGTTATAGTTTCCG ATACCAGAAAACCAACGGCCGGAATGGTTGTCTTCTTCTGCCGTCACGCATTTCACACCGATTGCCTCAACACAGTG GATACATGCCCTATCTGCTATGCTATGAAGCTGAAACCTAACGCTGGAATTCCTGAAAAATTGCGAAAACCCTGA